From Cygnus atratus isolate AKBS03 ecotype Queensland, Australia chromosome 1, CAtr_DNAZoo_HiC_assembly, whole genome shotgun sequence, the proteins below share one genomic window:
- the LOC118246764 gene encoding LOW QUALITY PROTEIN: glioma pathogenesis-related protein 1-like (The sequence of the model RefSeq protein was modified relative to this genomic sequence to represent the inferred CDS: inserted 1 base in 1 codon) produces MTSRLFACVLALLRFCLSSGSYAPQTLPDIGDAEFIEECVREHNRFRSGVSPQASNMLYMSWDPDLAKTAKAWAKRCQFKHNTYLKEPGQTXPRFTSVGENIWTGSLSIFSVQGAINSWYKEVNDYSYTTNRCTRVCGHYTQIVWAQSYKVGCAVHFCPTVQYFSGTNAAHFICNYGPAGNYGWHPYETGAACSKCKGDQCADRLCRNTERDKVISDSKWYPAWDRPACDEYCISVIVLRLLFLILTIPAAWILPKYWSIAPASE; encoded by the exons ATGACAAGCAGACTTTTCGCTTGCGTGCTGGCTTTACTGCgtttctgcctttcctctggCTCCTATGCACCACAGACGTTGCCTGATATTGGAGATGCTGAGTTTATTGAGGAATGTGTGAGAGAGCATAACAGATTCCGGTCTGGAGTAAGCCCACAAGCCAGCAACATGCTTTACATG AGTTGGGATCCAGATTTGGCAAAGACTGCGAAAGCTTGGGCAAAGAGATGCCAGTTTAAACATAACACGTACCTCAAAGAGCCAGGGCAGA CCCCCAGGTTTACCTCTGTTGGAGAAAACATCTGGACTGGCTCGCTCTCGATATTTTCCGTGCAAGGAGCCATCAACTCCTGGTACAAAGAGGTCAACGACTACAGTTATACCACTAATAGGTGTACAAGAGTGTGCGGCCATTACACACAG ATTGTTTGGGCTCAAAGCTACAAGGTTGGCTGTGCTGTCCACTTCTGTCCCACGGTGCAATACTTCTCGGGAACCAATGCAGCACACTTCATCTGCAATTACGGGCCGGC AGGGAATTACGGCTGGCACCCCTACGAGACCGGAGCAGCATGCAGCAAATGCAAGGGCGATCAGTGTGCCGACAGGCTGTGTC gaAACACGGAGCGTGACAAAGTCATTA gtgATTCCAAGTGGTATCCAGCCTGGGACAGACCTGCCTGTGATGAGTACTGCATTTCTGTGATCGTTTTAAGGCTGCTCTTCCTTATTCTGACAATCCCAGCCGCCTGGATCCTGCCCAAGTACTGGTCTATAGCACCTGCCAGCGAGTAA
- the KRR1 gene encoding KRR1 small subunit processome component homolog isoform X2: MAAPAAAEPRPRRPGKKKAAEVDESELLTVPDGWKEPAFTREDNPRGLLEESSFATLFPKYREAYLKECWPLVQKALSEHYVSATLDLIEGSMTVTTTKKTFDPYAIIRARDLIKLLARSVPFEQAVRILQDDVACDIIKIGSLVRNRESFIKRRGRLLGPKGSTLKALELLTNCYIMVQGNTVSALGPFSGLKEVRKVVLDTMKNIHPIYNIKTLMIKRELSKDPELRTQNWERFLPKFKRKNLKKRKEPKKKNIKKEYTPFPPPQPESQIDKELASGEYFLKESQKKRKRVEEIKAKQAEAVKKRQEERNKAFIPPKEKPVVKAKKAPTEKKIDIEAIKEKVKNAKKKKLGALPMEEVKLKMAADEKKKKKKK, translated from the exons ATGGCGGCTCCCGCGGCGGCGGAGCCGAGGCCGCGGCGCCCCGGCAAGAAGAAGGCGGCTGAAG TTGATGAATCTGAGCTCCTCACCGTGCCAGATGGATGGAAGGAGCCGGCTTTTACAAGGGAAGATAACCCCAGAGGGCTGTTGGAGGAGAGCAGTTTTGCAACGTTATTCCCCAAGTATAGAGAAGCCTACCTGAAGGAGTGCTGGCCGCTGGTCCAGAAAGCCCTGAGTGAGCAT TATGTGAGTGCAACACTGGATCTAATTGAAGGAAGCATGACTGTCACTACTACTAAGAAGACTTTTGATCCATATGCAATCATTAGGGCTCGAGATTTAATAAAACTCCTAGCCAGAAGTGTTCCGTTTGAACAG GCAGTTCGCATCCTTCAGGATGATGTTGCGTGTGACATCATTAAAATAGGATCTCtggtgagaaacagagaaagttttataaaaagaaGAGGACGACTTCTTGGGCCAAAAGGATCTACTCTGAAG GCCCTGGAGCTGTTAACCAACTGTTACATTATGGTGCAAGGCAACACTGTTTCAGCACTTGGACCTTTTAGTGGGCTGAAAGAG GTTAGAAAAGTTGTTCTGGATACAATGAAAAACATACATCCCATATATAACATTAAG ACTTTGATGATCAAACGGGAATTATCAAAAGATCCTGAACTGAGGACACAAAATTGGGAAAGATTTTTGCCGAAGTTCAAGCGGAAGAACTTGAAAAAACGCAAGgagccaaagaagaaaaatattaagaaggAGTACACACCGTTCCCGCCTCCACAGCCAGAAAGCCAG ATTGATAAGGAATTGGCAAGTGGCGAATACTTCTTGAAAGAAAGCCAGAAGAAACGAAAGCGAGTGGAAGAGATAAAG GCAAAGCAAGCAGAAGCAGTcaagaaaagacaagaagaaagaaataaagcttttatcCCACCGAAGGAAAAGCCAGttgtgaaagcaaagaaag CCcccactgagaaaaaaattgatatTGAAGCCATcaaggaaaaagtaaagaatgcgaagaagaagaaattaggAGCACTTCCTATGGAAGAAGTCAAGTTAAAAATGgcagcagatgaaaagaaaaaaaagaaaaagaagtaa
- the KRR1 gene encoding KRR1 small subunit processome component homolog isoform X1: MAAPAAAEPRPRRPGKKKAAEAVDESELLTVPDGWKEPAFTREDNPRGLLEESSFATLFPKYREAYLKECWPLVQKALSEHYVSATLDLIEGSMTVTTTKKTFDPYAIIRARDLIKLLARSVPFEQAVRILQDDVACDIIKIGSLVRNRESFIKRRGRLLGPKGSTLKALELLTNCYIMVQGNTVSALGPFSGLKEVRKVVLDTMKNIHPIYNIKTLMIKRELSKDPELRTQNWERFLPKFKRKNLKKRKEPKKKNIKKEYTPFPPPQPESQIDKELASGEYFLKESQKKRKRVEEIKAKQAEAVKKRQEERNKAFIPPKEKPVVKAKKAPTEKKIDIEAIKEKVKNAKKKKLGALPMEEVKLKMAADEKKKKKKK, translated from the exons ATGGCGGCTCCCGCGGCGGCGGAGCCGAGGCCGCGGCGCCCCGGCAAGAAGAAGGCGGCTGAAG CAGTTGATGAATCTGAGCTCCTCACCGTGCCAGATGGATGGAAGGAGCCGGCTTTTACAAGGGAAGATAACCCCAGAGGGCTGTTGGAGGAGAGCAGTTTTGCAACGTTATTCCCCAAGTATAGAGAAGCCTACCTGAAGGAGTGCTGGCCGCTGGTCCAGAAAGCCCTGAGTGAGCAT TATGTGAGTGCAACACTGGATCTAATTGAAGGAAGCATGACTGTCACTACTACTAAGAAGACTTTTGATCCATATGCAATCATTAGGGCTCGAGATTTAATAAAACTCCTAGCCAGAAGTGTTCCGTTTGAACAG GCAGTTCGCATCCTTCAGGATGATGTTGCGTGTGACATCATTAAAATAGGATCTCtggtgagaaacagagaaagttttataaaaagaaGAGGACGACTTCTTGGGCCAAAAGGATCTACTCTGAAG GCCCTGGAGCTGTTAACCAACTGTTACATTATGGTGCAAGGCAACACTGTTTCAGCACTTGGACCTTTTAGTGGGCTGAAAGAG GTTAGAAAAGTTGTTCTGGATACAATGAAAAACATACATCCCATATATAACATTAAG ACTTTGATGATCAAACGGGAATTATCAAAAGATCCTGAACTGAGGACACAAAATTGGGAAAGATTTTTGCCGAAGTTCAAGCGGAAGAACTTGAAAAAACGCAAGgagccaaagaagaaaaatattaagaaggAGTACACACCGTTCCCGCCTCCACAGCCAGAAAGCCAG ATTGATAAGGAATTGGCAAGTGGCGAATACTTCTTGAAAGAAAGCCAGAAGAAACGAAAGCGAGTGGAAGAGATAAAG GCAAAGCAAGCAGAAGCAGTcaagaaaagacaagaagaaagaaataaagcttttatcCCACCGAAGGAAAAGCCAGttgtgaaagcaaagaaag CCcccactgagaaaaaaattgatatTGAAGCCATcaaggaaaaagtaaagaatgcgaagaagaagaaattaggAGCACTTCCTATGGAAGAAGTCAAGTTAAAAATGgcagcagatgaaaagaaaaaaaagaaaaagaagtaa